A window of the Diceros bicornis minor isolate mBicDic1 chromosome 28, mDicBic1.mat.cur, whole genome shotgun sequence genome harbors these coding sequences:
- the AMBP gene encoding protein AMBP, with translation MQSLGALLLLLTACVALWASPVPTLPDDIQVQENFDVSRIYGKWFLVAMGSTCPWLKKLKDRMSISTLVLGEGATERELSTTSTRWRKGVCEEVSGTYEKTDTDGKFLYHKSKWNVTIESYVVHTNYDEYAVCVSKKFSRRHGPTITAKLYGREPQLRDSLLDEFRETALGMGIPRDSIFMMTDRGECVPGEQEPEPSPLSRARRAVLPQEEEGSGAEQLMTDFSKKEDSCQLGPAEGPCLGMVTRYFYNGSSMACETFQYGGCLGNGNNFVSERACLQTCRTVEACNLPIVQGPCRASYKLWAFDAAQGKCVLFIYGGCQGNGNKFYSENECKEYCGIPGDGDEELLPFSG, from the exons ATGCAGAGTCTCGGGGCCCTGCTTCTGCTGCTGACCGCCTGCGTGGCgctgtgggccagccccgtgccgACCCTGCCTGATGACATCCAGGTGCAGGAGAACTTCGACGTCTCTAGG ATCTATGGGAAATGGTTCCTTGTGGCCATGGGCTCCACTTGCCCGTGGCTGAAGAAGTTGAAGGACAGGATGTCCATCAGCACGCTGGTGCTGGGAGAGGGAGCGACGGAGAGGGAGCTCAGCACGACCAGCACTCGTTGGCG GAAAGGCGTCTGTGAGGAAGTCTCCGGGACTTACGAGAAAACAGACACCGATGGGAAGTTCCTGTATCATAAGTCCA AATGGAACGTCACCATAGAGTCCTATGTGGTCCACACCAACTATGATGAGTATGCCGTTTGTGTGAGCAAGAAATTCAGCCGGCGCCATGGACCCACCATCACCGCCAAGCTCTATG GGCGGGAGCCACAGCTTCGGGACAGCCTGCTAGACGAGTTCAGGGAGACTGCCCTGGGCATGGGCATCCCCAGGGACTCCATCTTCATGATGACTGACAGAG GTGAGTGTGTCCCTGGGGAGCAGGAACCAGAGCCCAGTCCACTCTCG aGAGCCCGGCGGGCCGTGCTGCCCCAGGAAGAGGAAGGATCGGGGGCTGAACAGCTAATGACTGATTTCAGCAAGAAAGAGG ATTCCTGCCAGCTGGGCCCCGCGGAAGGTCCTTGCCTGGGGATGGTCACGAGGTATTTCTATAACGGCTCGTCCATGGCCTGTGAGACCTTCCAATATGGTGGCTGCCTGGGCAACGGCAACAACTTCGTCTCGGAGAGGGCGTGTCTGCAGACCTGCCGAACTGTGG AGGCCTGCAATCTCCCCATAGTCCAGGGACCCTGCCGAGCCAGCTACAAGCTCTGGGCATTTGATGCTGCCCAGGGGAAGTGCGTCCTCTTCATCTATGGGGGCTGCCAAGGCAACGGCAACAAGTTCTACTCGGAGAATGAGTGCAAGGAGTATTGTGGCATCCCTGGTGACG GGGACGAGGAGCTGCTGCCCTTCTCCGGCTGA
- the KIF12 gene encoding kinesin-like protein KIF12 → MQRTFTWLLDRVQHLGGPVTLQASYLEIYNEQVRDLLSPGAPRPLPVRWDKTRGFYVEQLRVVEFGSLGALMELLQMGLSRRRSSAHTLNQASSRSHALLTLYISRQTQVPPVDPGEPPVGGKLCFVDLAGSEKVAATGSRGELMLEANSINRSLLALGHCISLLLDPQRKQSHIPFRDSKLTKLLADSLGGRGVTLMVACVSPSAQCLPETLSTLRYASRAQRVTTRPQAPKSPVAKQPQRLEMEILQLQEENRRLRSQLGQRDPKTSGLSGARVSWAQQNLYGMLQEFMLENERLRKEKSQLQSSRDLARDEQRLLAQQVHELERRLLSACYLHQPGPGPAPPCPCVMVPAPSCHALPPLCCPCSHLCPLCRAPLAPWACPRRELYLPQVLGPQAPGGVPLSAQPPPWAPPCSPGSAKCPRERSQSDWTQTRVLADMLTKEEVVPSAPPLPVGPPNTSPVLRGGAAVPNLARRLEALKDHIGSSLRRGRSQPPPSEGTRSPGRILPPC, encoded by the exons ATGCAGAGGACCTTCACCTGGCTGTTAGACCGCGTGCAGCACCTGGGTGGCCCTGTCACCCTCCAGGCCTCCTACCTGGAGATCTACAATGAACAG GTTCGAGACTTGCTGAGCCCGGGGGCTCCCCGGCCCCTCCCTGTTCGCTGGGACAAGACCCGGGGCTTCTATGTGGAACAGCTGCGGGTGGTGGAGTTTGGGAGTCTGGGGGCCCTGATGGAGCTTCTGCAAATGG GACTCAGCCGTCGGAGGAGCTCAGCTCACACTCTGAACCAGGCCTCCAGCCGAAGCCATGCCCTGCTCACACTCTACATCAGCCGCCAAACC CAGGTGCCTCCTGTGGACCCCGGGGAACCCCCTGTTGGGGGGAAGCTGTGCTTTGTAGACCTGGCGGGCAGTGAGAAGGTGGCGGCCACAGGATCCCGCGGGGAGCTGATGCTCGAGGCCAACAGCATCAACCGCAGCCTGCTGGCCCTTG GTCACTGCATCTCCCTACTGCTGGACCCACAGCGGAAGCAGAGCCACATCCCCTTCCGGGACAGCAAGCTCACCAAGCTGCTGGCAGACTCGCTGGGGGGGCGCGGGGTCACCCTCATG GTGGCCTGCGTGTCCCCCTCGGCCCAGTGCCTTCCAGAGACTCTCAGCACCCTGCGGTACGCCAGCCGAGCACAGCGGGTCACCACTCGGCCACAGGCCCCCAAG TCCCCTGTGGCAAAGCAGCCCCAGCGTTTGGAGATGGAGATATTGCAGCTCCAGGAGGAGAACCGGCGCCTGCGGTCCCAACTGGGCCAAAGGGACCCCAAGA CCTCAGGGCTCAGTGGGGCCCGCGTGTCCTGGGCCCAGCAGAACCTCTACGGGATGCTTCAGGAGTTCATGCTGGAGAATGAGAGGCTCAG gaaagaaaagagccagctGCAGAGTAGCCGGGACCTGGCCCGGGATGAGCAGCGCCTCCTGGCCCAGCAGGTGCACGAGCTGGAGCG GCGCCTCCTCTCTGCCTGTTACCTTCATCAGCCGGGCCCTGGCCCAGCCCCACCGTGTCCCTGTGTGATGGTGCCGGCTCCCTCCTGCCAT GCCCTGccacccctctgctgcccctgcaGCCACCTGTGCCCCCTGTGCCGAGCACCACTGGCTCCCTGGGCCTGCCCACGGAGGGAGCTCTACCTGCCCCAG GTGTTGGGCCCTCAGGCCCCAGGCGGCGTGCCCCTGTCTGCCCAGCCCCCGCCCTGGGCGCCCCCCtgcagccctggctctgccaaaTGCCCGAGAgagag GAGTCAGAGTGACTGGACTCAGACCCGAGTCCTGGCGGACATGCTGACCAAGGAGGAGGTGGTACCCTCTGCACCCCCGCTGCCCGTGGGGCCCCCGAACACATCGCCAGTGCTGAGag GTGGAGCTGCGGTTCCAAACCTGGCCCGGAGGCTGGAGGCCCTCAAAGACCACATCGGCAGCTCCCTGCGGCGTGGCCGGAGCCAGCCGCCCCCCAGTGAGGGCACGCGGAGCCCTGGCCGCATCCTCCCTCCCTGCTGA